From Acropora muricata isolate sample 2 chromosome 14, ASM3666990v1, whole genome shotgun sequence, one genomic window encodes:
- the LOC136898698 gene encoding uncharacterized protein — protein GCLRQHGEPQGSCFPDVFTLVSRSFIVSVCYVDDFPKPRRKLHTITTASCDQDSLGLEDNVLIPDSWLTSSSLLNVNTPAKNGRLNYTAGQSWCASSSDNYPYLEIDLQILHIICAVSTQGNHQADQWVKTFSLQSSTDGRTWTNYTEDDQVSVKIFSGNYDNKTIVKHILYVGIVAKHLRFVVGVKHGEPCLRAAIFGAPRRDIKGDSTANGGADNHRCANNIRLAADQEGTFFCKPTASGRYVYIRNAMGLSGGVVVVCEVEVYSSYISNLALYQNATQSSVYSEGIKTGVASLAVDGNKNRDWNQGFCIHTASQKDPWWRVDLGASLPVAEVVIVNRLCTSSSPCANHMNAFEIRIGNDTSTNTSCGGTLSLDNGETKPFYCDPPIVGRYVSVVVPGTSKVITMCEVEVYSVREVSSGVTACRMNSVGVSDSSIIYNQRFSASSSRSSNPASNGRLNGGSAWIPNSNNNNDYLRIDLGSVYVVCAVATQGNPSADDWTKTYKIKTSLDNVNWQWYQENDTVKIFTGNSQRQEIVKNDLYNPLAVKFIRFYPVTFNQNKALRVEVFGSKQGCLSSVGNEEGVLSQLFSVTASSQLDSSHRPDDSFLYGPSSWCSNPTASSPQYLQFDFGKVVTVSGIATQGDAVDNKWVTEYAVRYGYDEQSWLDYDGGQHLSGNSDKSSVVVRVFSSPFAAKFVRIIPKIYHTAQCMRVDLFGCRDFQVAFLHVNVNNATLAAVHGASVMLNCIIKSSKQRPHVIEWRKDGVKLADKSNSSLTITYSNASDTNNKYHCVSLSSSSRDVQCTAVYQCSASLTTVAGLPEIKDQGNSTVTVILKKPRPVTGVSTSMVTARTALVTWTSYSPGADEGPTSITVRYENSTPPYHLAVLPGSSSRKELTNLKPFSKYNVTVKASSVLGDGSWSTTVTFETLTAMPSTAPSNIASQQLNETSYRISWDPLTIETSNGVVLAYEVKYTRVSYRGSPSSSAPRYQNTTETMVTLQGLTLCSTYNVLVRAYTSAGAGPFSHAIKITTTGPDPPDPPRELKEVGAPSKRSITLSWKKPQRYRDDVQMYTVSYEGTKSYYPGFKHTNSEQTGALSREIKDLYPDTIYKFVVAATHCGDNSTSVTSRTDIDAPPAPPPPPEGPQQIEKAGSSVNLMIRPATQDNGPISYYQILVHGVQDFTDTVSDWKNFGSNFYISAQIPANEVKTNMIFVLGDGKDKGGYNNKELSSGRKYKIYSRALTEVTSKKRSTDEKVLTGQAQLLAQIEVEAEIRLRVYADKREQSVAKKFTFLKDQETCVKHQVSVRENVKLYLFSRSDFISQQKVVNSTRRGRTGVT, from the exons GGTTGTTTGCGGCAACATGGCGAACCTCAGGGCTCTTGTTTTCCGGACGTTTTTACTCTTGTGTCTCGCTCATTTATCGTCAG TGTTTGCTACGTCGACGACTTTCCAAAGCCAAGGCGGAAGTTACACACAATCACAACCG CATCATGTGATCAGGATTCCCTTGGTTTAGAGGACAATGTGTTGATTCCTGACAGCTGGCTTACATCTTCATCACTACTCAACGTCAACACTCCTGCCAAGAATGGAAGATTGAACTACACAGCAGGTCAATCATGGTGTGCATCATCAAGCGATAATTATCCATATCTAGAGATTGATCTCCAGATACTTCATATCATCTGTGCTGTGTCCACTCAGGGAAATCACCAAGCAGATCAGTGGGTGAAGACATTCAGTCTGCAATCATCCACAGATGGAAGAACTTGGACAAATTACACAGAGGATGACCAAGTTAGCGTAAAG ATCTTCAGTGGAAACTATGACAACAAAACAATTGTAAAACATATTTTGTACGTTGGAATTGTGGCTAAACATCTGCGTTTTGTTGTTGGGGTTAAACATGGTGAACCATGCTTGCGAGCAGCAATATTTGGAGCACCAAGGCGTGATATTAAAG GAGATTCAACTGCTAATGGGGGAGCAGACAATCATCGTTGTGCCAATAACATCCGTCTTGCAGCAGACCAAGAAGGGACTTTTTTCTGCAAGCCTACAGCATCTGGCAGATACGTTTACATCAGAAATGCAATGGGTCTCAGCGGTGGAGTTGTTGTAGTGTGTGAGGTTGAAGTTTATTCCTCTTACATATCTA atttggCTCTCTACCAAAATGCTACTCAATCATCTGTATATTCAGAGGGAATAAAAACAGGAGTAGCATCTCTTGCTGTAGATGGAAATAAGAATAGAGATTGGAATCAGGGATTCTGTATCCATACTGCGTCACAGAAAGATCCTTGGTGGAGAGTAGACCTGGGTGCATCTCTTCCTGTTGCTGAAGTTGTTATTGTTAACAGACTTTGTACTTCTTCTTCTCCGTGTGCAAATCACATGAATGCATTTGAGATTCGAATAG GTAATGACACCAGTACAAACACATCCTGTGGTGGAACCCTCTCTCTGGATAATGGGGAAACCAAACCCTTTTACTGTGATCCTCCAATAGTTGGTCGTTATGTCTCTGTTGTAGTACCGGGTACCAGTAAAGTTATAACCATGTGTGAAGTAGAAGTGTACTCCGTTCGGGAAGTTTCCAGTGGAGTGACGG CCTGCAGAATGAATTCAGTTGGAGTTTCAGATAGTTCTATCATTTATAATCAGAGGTTTTCAGCTTCCTCAAGTCGAAGCAGTAACCCTGCTTCCAATGGGCGTCTGAATGGAGGCAGTGCATGGATACCcaacagtaacaataataatgactaCCTACGGATTGATCTGGGATCTGTGTATGTTGTTTGTGCTGTGGCTACTCAGGGAAACCCAAGTGCAGATGATTggacaaaaacatacaaaataaAAACCTCTTTGGATAATGTGAACTGGCAATGGTATCAGGAAAATGACACAGTTAAG ATATTCACAGGGAACAGCCAGCGCCAAGAGATTGTGAAAAATGATCTTTACAATCCACTTGCTGTAAAATTCATTCGTTTCTACCCTGTGACCTTCAACCAGAACAAAGCATTAAGAGTTGAAGTTTTTGGATCCAAGCAAG GCTGCTTGTCATCAGTTGGCAATGAAGAAGGTGTTCTGTCACAGCTATTTTCAGTTACAGCATCATCTCAACTTGATAGTAGTCACAGGCCAGATGACAGTTTTTTATATGGTCCTTCATCATGGTGTAGTAACCCAACTGCTTCCTCTCCTCAATACTTACAGTTTGATTTTGGGAAAGTGGTTACAGTTAGTGGCATAGCAACTCAGGGAGATGCTGTAGACAACAAATGGGTAACAGAGTATGCTGTCAGATATGGATATGATGAGCAGTCTTGGTTAGACTATGATGGGGGACAG CATCTCTCTGGAAACAGTGACAaaagttctgttgttgttcgtGTGTTCTCCTCCCCATTTGCAGCAAAGTTTGTCAGAATTATTCCAAAGATCTACCATACCGCACAGTGTATGAGGGTGGACCTATTTGGTTGTAGAGATT ttcaagTTGCATTTCTTCATGTGAATGTTAATAATGCCACCTTGGCAGCTGTACACGGTGCATCTGTTATGCTCAACTGCATTATCAAGTCAAGCAAACAAAGGCCTCATGTTATAGAATGGAGGAAAGATGGGGTTAAATTGGCTGATAAGTCAAATTCATCACTAACAATAACTTACAGCAATGCAAGTGACACCAACAACAAGTATCATTGTGTATCTTTGAGTTCATCAAGCCGTGACGTCCAATGCACTGCAGTCTACCAATGTTCAGCTTCACTTACTACAGTTGCTGGTTTGCCTGAAATTAAAGATCAAGGAAATTCTACTGTCACTGTTATTTTAA AGAAGCCGAGGCCGGTAACTGGTGTTTCTACAAGTATGGTGACAGCAAGAACAGCGTTAGTGACATGGACAAGTTACTCCCCTGGAGCAGATGAAGGCCCAACCAGCATTACTGTACGGTATGAAAACAGTACCCCTCCCTACCATTTGGCCGTTCTACCAGGAAGTTCATCCAGGAAAGAGTTAACAAATCTCAAACCTTTTTCAAAGTACAATGTCACAGTCAAGGCGTCCAGTGTCTTGGGTGATGGTTCATGGAGTACTACTGTGACCTTTGAAACGCTGACTGCAA TGCCAAGTACTGCTCCTTCTAACATCGCTTCGCAGCAATTGAACGAAACTAGTTATAGAATAAGCTGGGATCCTTTGACGATAGAAACGAGCAATGGTGTAGTATTAGCCTATGAAGTGAAGTATACGAGGGTGTCCTACAGAGGGTCCCCATCTTCATCTGCTCCACGCTATCAAAACACAACTGAGACGATGGTCACGCTTCAAGGGTTGACATTATGTTCTACTTACAATGTCCTTGTGCGTGCATATACTTCAGCTGGTGCAGGACCTTTCAGTCATGCGATAAAAATTACTACTACTG GACCTGATCCACCTGATCCACCCCGTGAACTCAAGGAGGTTGGTGCTCCAAGTAAACGAAGCATCACATTATCCTGGAAAAAGCCTCAGCGCTACAGAGACGATGTACAAATGTACACG GTTAGCTATGAGGGTACAAAGAGTTATTATCCAGGGTTCAAACATACAAATTCAGAGCAAACCGGGGCATTGAGTCGGGAAATTAAGGATCTCTATCCTGACACAATATACAAGTTTGTGGTTGCTGCAACGCACTGTGGAGATAACAGCACCTCGGTAACCAGTCGTACCGATATAGATG CCCCACCTGCACCACCACCGCCACCAGAGGGACCTCAACAGATTGAAAAGGCAGGGTCATCAGTAAATCTGATGATTAGGCCTGCAACACAAGACAATGGCCCCATCAG CTATTACCAAATTTTGGTGCATGGAGTTCAGGATTTCACTGACACAGTCTCTGATTGGAAGAATTTTGGATCTAATTTCTACATCTCTGCTCAAATTCCTGCAAATGAAGTAAAAACCAATATGATATTTGTACTTGGTGATGGAAAGGATAAAGGAGGTTACAACAACAAAGAGTTGTCAAGCGGACGGAAGTACAAGATTTATTCCAGGGCACTGACTGAGGTTACGTCCAAG AAACGTTCCACTGATGAGAAAGTTTTGACTGGCCAAGCGCAACTCTTAGCCCAGATTGAGGTAGAAGCAG